The following coding sequences are from one Scomber japonicus isolate fScoJap1 chromosome 3, fScoJap1.pri, whole genome shotgun sequence window:
- the snrpe gene encoding small nuclear ribonucleoprotein E, with translation MAYRGQGQKVQKVMVQPINLIFRYLQNRSRIQVWLYEQVNMRIEGCIIGFDEYMNLVLDDAEEVHMKTKNRKPLGRIMLKGDNITLLQSVSS, from the exons ATGGCGTACAGAGGACAAGGACAGAAGGTGCAGAAGGTGATGGTGCAGCCCATT AACCTCATCTTCAGGTATCTACAAAAT CGTTCACGGATCCAGGTGTGGTTGTATGAACAGGTGAACATGCGGATAGAGGGCTGCATCATT GGTTTTGATGAGTACATGAACCTGGTTCTAGATGATGCTGAAGAAGTCCACATGAAGACTAAGAACAGGAAGCCGCTTG GGAGGATCATGTTGAAAGGAGACAACATTACCTTGCTGCAGAGCGTATCCAGCTAG